From Oncorhynchus tshawytscha isolate Ot180627B linkage group LG27, Otsh_v2.0, whole genome shotgun sequence, a single genomic window includes:
- the LOC112225818 gene encoding heat shock protein Hsp-16.1/Hsp-16.11: MTQSATPAIESIFGNDPFFSQERMVFPPMHHQALSGVQEDFFQRRSNLASDLLKDLRDGLPSMHQLHERAHLRMGSPFMERRITGVPATAQSQVTETGRSHSPLALSLNVQGFNPEDITVKLDGRRLAVVAMKQAKAEEAKSTSSATSSCSSSSSSSQQKGFVQKIDLPAHLDLTALTCSLGEDGQLRIEAPTAAPQLEAPTEEQEVPLHFRTSLDVPIAKGNMEESTTGKTSKP; encoded by the coding sequence ATGACTCAGTCCGCCACCCCAGCAATCGAGAGCATCTTCGGAAATGATCCTTTCTTCAGTCAGGAGAGGATGGTCTTCCCCCCCATGCACCACCAGGCCCTCTCCGGCGTCCAAGAGGACTTCTTTCAAAGGAGGTCCAACCTGGCCAGTGATCTCCTCAAGGACCTCCGCGATGGGCTCCCCAGTATGCACCAGCTGCACGAGAGGGCCCACCTCCGAATGGGCTCCCCATTCATGGAGAGGAGGATCACAGGAGTTCCAGCAACAGCACAGAGCCAGGTGACTGAGACAGGCCGGAGCCACAGCCCCCTGGCCCTAAGCCTAAATGTCCAAGGCTTCAACCCAGAAGACATCACAGTCAAGCTGGATGGACGGAGGCTAGCCGTGGTGGCCATGAAACAGGCCAAAGCAGAAGAGGCTAAATCCACCTCCTCTGCCACctcttcctgctcctcttcctcctcctcgtcccaACAGAAAGGCTTTGTCCAGAAAATTGACCTGCCTGCCCACCTAGACCTGACAGCCTTGACCTGTTCTCTGGGAGAAGATGGACAGCTGAGGATCGAAGCTCCCACAGCTGCCCCCCAGCTGGAAGCTCCTACAGAGGAGCAGGAGGTCCCCCTCCACTTCAGAACTTCCCTGGACGTACCCATAGCCAAGGGAAACATGGAAGAGTCTACAACAGGGAAGACCTCAAAACCTTGA